A genomic stretch from Aedes albopictus strain Foshan chromosome 2, AalbF5, whole genome shotgun sequence includes:
- the LOC115262251 gene encoding tigger transposable element-derived protein 2-like encodes MTVSGEKASGDVEAFASFKENLMQIILTNGYEKHEIYNADESGLFFKMLPSRTLTLHDEDIAEGRKVIKSRVTFMPCCNVDGTNKLPLMLLGTAENPRSLPKDKSLLPVYYRSSKKAWMNRELFRRWFFDQFVPSVEAFARKNNRAPRALLLLDNCSAHHDGGDTLEYGEIKVAYLPPNVTSLGQPMDQGVLNAVKKRYKKKLMLHLLLTDEDMTFEEKLKNISLREVINWLHQSWEEISSKTIEGSWKQLIDEYPHFNLDSDEDYSLDADVLALAKSFAEALDEHQSSEDVNQWLNDSVYDTNGGKITGDCDLYTDQEIVDYVITRHLSDQRCSNESLTSLSDIGQNEIIPNENAIKIERFNEGHEKHERAIECVDYLIDFMGEKEDILEVTRLNAVKSRLIELEWKRRRES; translated from the coding sequence ATGACTGTCTCTGGTGAAAAAGCTTCTGGAGATGTAGAAGCGTTCGCCTCGTTCAAGGAGAACCTTATGCAGATTATTCTAACCAATGGATACGAAAAACACGAGATCTACAATGCGGACGAATCAGGTCTGTTCTTCAAAATGCTTCCATCCAGAACGTTGACATTGCACGATGAGGACATAGCCGAAGGTAGGAAAGTTATAAAATCCCGTGTCACCTTTATGCCATGCTGCAACGTCGACGGTACAAATAAATTACCGCTGATGCTCTTGGGAACCGCTGAAAATCCCAGAAGTCTCCCCAAGGACAAATCGTTATTGCCAGTCTACTACAGAAGTTCAAAGAAAGCTTGGATGAATAGGGAATTGTTCAGACGGTGGTTCTTTGATCAATTTGTGCCGTCGGTTGAAGCATTCGCTCGGAAGAACAATCGCGCTCCTCGTGCTCTGCTCCTACTTGATAACTGTTCAGCGCATCATGATGGAGGCGATACCCTGGAGTACGGTGAGATAAAAGTTGCGTACTTACCACCGAATGTCACATCGCTCGGCCAGCCCATGGATCAGGGGGTCCTTAATGCTGTTAAGAAACGTTACAAAAAGAAACTTATGCTGCACCTACTTTTGACCGATGAAGATATGACATTTGAGGAGAAATTGAAGAATATTTCACTGCGCGAGGTTATCAACTGGCTGCATCAATCGTGGGAGGAGATTTCCAGCAAAACTATTGAAGGATCCTGGAAGCAGTTGATTGACGAATATCCGCATTTCAACCTGGACAGCGATGAAGACTACTCACTTGATGCGGATGTACTAGCCTTGGCGAAATCTTTCGCTGAGGCTTTAGATGAGCACCAGTCGTCGGAGGATGTGAACCAGTGGCTAAATGATAGCGTCTACGATACCAACGGTGGAAAAATTACGGGAGATTGTGACCTCTACACTGATCAGGAGATTGTGGACTATGTTATTACCCGTCATCTGAGTGACCAGCGATGCAGCAATGAGTCACTTACGTCTCTTAGTGACATTGGACAAAACGAAATCATTCCGAACGAAAATGCAATCAAAATTGAAAGGTTCAACGAGGgtcatgaaaaacacgaaaggGCAATCGAATGTGTCGATTACCTTATCGATTTTATGGGAGAAAAAGAAGATATTTTGGAGGTTACCAGACTGAACGCTGTCAAAAGCAGATTGATTGAGTTGGAATGGAAACGCCGTCGAGAATCTTAA